The Fundidesulfovibrio putealis DSM 16056 genome includes a window with the following:
- the rpoZ gene encoding DNA-directed RNA polymerase subunit omega: protein MARITVEDCLEQINNRFMIVQMAIKRVKQFREGYEPLVECNNKEIVTSLREIAAGKVLPAETIEEAGIYASPDQ, encoded by the coding sequence ATGGCCCGCATCACAGTCGAAGATTGCCTCGAACAGATCAACAACCGCTTCATGATCGTGCAGATGGCCATCAAGAGGGTCAAGCAGTTCCGCGAGGGCTACGAACCCCTGGTGGAATGCAACAACAAGGAAATCGTCACCTCCCTGCGCGAGATCGCTGCAGGCAAGGTGCTGCCCGCCGAGACCATCGAGGAAGCGGGAATCTACGCATCCCCCGACCAGTAG
- a CDS encoding ABC transporter ATP-binding protein, giving the protein MSDKHNIVRVSGVTKSFELGKLTVQALKGVDLAIRSGEYLSIMGPSGSGKSTLFNMIGGLDKPTTGKVFIDEVDIAQLDAYELAWLRNRKIGYIFQTFNLIQVMTALENVTLPMTFAGVPEEDAAKKGLELLGLVGLRERHAHKPMELSGGQQQRVAIARSLANTPAIVLADEPTGNLDLTTGEEIIALLKSLSRDRGVTIISATHDYKMLNVSDRVVWIRDGRIDKIEERDQLKITLGGIGAKEY; this is encoded by the coding sequence ATGTCGGACAAGCATAACATCGTTCGCGTCTCGGGGGTCACCAAGTCCTTCGAGCTTGGCAAGCTCACCGTGCAGGCCCTGAAGGGCGTGGATCTGGCCATCCGTTCCGGTGAATACCTGTCCATCATGGGGCCATCGGGCTCCGGCAAGTCCACGCTGTTCAACATGATCGGCGGCCTGGACAAGCCCACCACCGGCAAGGTGTTCATCGACGAGGTGGACATCGCCCAGCTCGACGCCTATGAGCTGGCCTGGCTTCGAAACCGCAAGATCGGCTACATCTTCCAGACCTTCAATCTCATCCAGGTGATGACCGCCCTGGAGAACGTCACCCTGCCCATGACTTTCGCGGGCGTCCCCGAAGAGGACGCCGCCAAGAAAGGCCTGGAGCTTCTTGGCTTGGTGGGGCTTCGCGAGCGCCACGCCCACAAGCCCATGGAACTCTCCGGCGGCCAGCAGCAACGCGTGGCCATCGCCCGCTCCCTGGCCAACACCCCGGCCATCGTGCTGGCGGACGAACCTACCGGCAACCTGGACCTGACCACCGGCGAGGAGATCATCGCCCTGCTCAAAAGCCTGAGCCGCGACCGGGGCGTGACCATCATCTCCGCCACCCACGACTACAAAATGCTGAACGTCTCCGACCGCGTGGTCTGGATCCGCGACGGGCGCATCGACAAGATCGAGGAGCGCGACCAGCTGAAGATCACCCTGGGCGGCATCGGGGCCAAGGAATACTAG
- a CDS encoding OPT family oligopeptide transporter, with product MYDDKELKEYRDLLETPEHFEEGFDWKTVAGAIFIGFLMMPGSMYLNLVIGAGIGPAARWVTIILFAEVAKRAFTDMKQQEVFLLYYMAGAAMHSPFSGLLWNQYLVQSDAAKMLGLTEYIPSWVAPGIGSESLTARSFLHRDWLVPILLLIGSQIVQRVDHFGLGYALYRITSDVEKLPFPMAPVGALGTMALAETSEERKTGWKWRVFSIGGVIGILFGCIYVLFPVLSGLIFTESVRLIPIPWIDLTRHTEDVMPAVATGLQLDLGLVFTGMVLPFWAVIGGLIGQLITFIANPILFEHGILHRWHKGMGTVDTVFANNFDFYLSFGLGLGLAIGVIGIWHVVRSFRKGPGGVNYRDVFKSHPGRGDINFWVSIAIYLVSTLAYVLLCRWLVPDFPWIFFVLYGFIYTPVISYITARMEGIAGQFVSLPLVREASFIAGAKFFGYHGIEIWYAPIPIHNYGKATVDFREIELTGTSLRGIIKAEIVVFPVVMIASLLFSQFIWQLAPIPSAAYPYAQELWHLQALNNLLMQTSTLEGNSLFFQALNGSYMGAGLGLGLVTYAGLNALGLPVLLVYGVVRGLGQHIPHGLILEVIGALLGRYYFHKKYGAMWRQYAPVLLAGFSCGMGLTGMFAMGCTLILKSLGKLAY from the coding sequence ATGTATGACGATAAAGAGCTGAAAGAATACCGGGACCTTCTGGAGACCCCCGAGCACTTCGAAGAGGGGTTTGACTGGAAGACCGTGGCAGGGGCCATCTTCATCGGCTTCCTGATGATGCCCGGCTCCATGTACCTGAACCTGGTGATCGGCGCGGGCATCGGCCCGGCAGCGCGCTGGGTGACCATCATCCTGTTTGCCGAGGTGGCCAAGCGGGCCTTCACGGACATGAAGCAGCAGGAGGTCTTCCTGCTGTACTACATGGCAGGCGCGGCCATGCATTCGCCGTTCTCCGGGCTTCTCTGGAACCAGTACCTCGTGCAGTCTGACGCGGCCAAGATGCTCGGCCTCACCGAGTACATTCCCTCCTGGGTGGCTCCGGGCATCGGTTCGGAATCGCTGACGGCCCGGTCCTTCCTGCACCGTGACTGGCTGGTGCCGATACTTCTGCTGATCGGTTCGCAGATCGTCCAGCGGGTGGACCACTTCGGCCTGGGCTACGCGCTGTACCGCATCACCTCGGACGTGGAGAAGCTGCCCTTCCCCATGGCCCCCGTGGGCGCGCTTGGCACCATGGCCCTGGCCGAGACCTCCGAGGAGCGCAAGACCGGCTGGAAGTGGCGCGTCTTCTCCATCGGCGGGGTCATCGGCATCCTTTTTGGCTGCATCTACGTGCTCTTCCCGGTTCTATCCGGGCTCATTTTCACGGAGTCGGTGCGTCTGATCCCCATTCCCTGGATCGACCTGACGCGCCACACCGAGGACGTGATGCCCGCCGTCGCCACAGGCCTTCAGCTGGACCTGGGCCTGGTGTTCACGGGCATGGTGTTGCCGTTCTGGGCGGTGATCGGCGGCCTGATCGGCCAGCTCATCACCTTCATCGCCAACCCCATCCTTTTCGAGCACGGCATCCTGCACCGCTGGCACAAGGGCATGGGGACCGTTGATACGGTGTTCGCCAACAACTTCGACTTTTATCTGAGCTTCGGCCTGGGCCTGGGGCTGGCCATCGGCGTCATCGGCATCTGGCATGTGGTCAGGAGCTTCCGCAAAGGCCCTGGCGGGGTGAACTACCGCGACGTTTTCAAGAGCCATCCAGGGCGCGGCGACATCAACTTCTGGGTGTCCATCGCCATCTATCTGGTCTCCACCCTGGCCTACGTGCTGCTGTGCCGGTGGCTGGTGCCGGACTTCCCCTGGATCTTCTTCGTGCTCTACGGCTTCATCTACACGCCGGTGATTTCCTACATCACCGCGCGCATGGAGGGCATAGCGGGGCAGTTCGTCAGCCTGCCGCTTGTGCGGGAAGCCAGCTTCATCGCAGGCGCTAAATTCTTCGGCTACCACGGCATCGAGATATGGTACGCGCCCATCCCCATCCACAACTACGGCAAGGCCACCGTGGACTTTCGGGAGATCGAGCTGACCGGCACCAGCCTGCGCGGCATAATAAAGGCCGAGATCGTGGTCTTCCCCGTGGTCATGATCGCGAGCCTCCTGTTCTCCCAGTTCATCTGGCAGCTGGCCCCCATCCCCTCGGCGGCCTACCCCTACGCGCAGGAACTCTGGCATCTCCAGGCCCTGAACAACCTGCTCATGCAGACCTCCACCCTGGAGGGCAACTCGCTGTTCTTCCAGGCGCTCAACGGCAGCTATATGGGAGCGGGGCTGGGGCTCGGGCTCGTCACCTACGCGGGGCTGAACGCCCTGGGACTTCCGGTGCTCCTGGTGTATGGCGTGGTGCGTGGCCTCGGGCAGCACATTCCGCACGGCCTTATCCTGGAGGTCATAGGCGCGCTTCTGGGGCGCTACTATTTCCACAAGAAGTACGGGGCCATGTGGCGCCAATACGCGCCGGTGCTCCTGGCGGGTTTCTCCTGCGGCATGGGCCTCACCGGCATGTTCGCCATGGGCTGCACGCTGATCCTCAAGAGTCTCGGGAAGTTGGCGTATTAG
- a CDS encoding DUF6785 family protein, producing the protein MHKSSIRPRAILLGLLAGTLLCLATPYNNMYLAATPLGGGHFPLAPFILLVCLTVLVALTARVFKARPILTGTELLTTWMLSVVVSGIAYTGLMRTFLLNITAVDHFATAGNRWSETLVPLLPKAWTVSDPAAVELLYNGLPGGRALSWQQILGAIPWSAWAAPMAAWGIFILLCFLVLICLVNLFSRQWVVNERMNFPLLRLPYMMEESFQEGRVGGFFADRFLLVGLLIPLTLHTVNGLATYIPTIPQIPTVLLAGPYFAKTGLFSGFTKLKIYLIPAYIGFAFLASRQISLSFWAFFILGGLLTGFLSVVGYQVPQSALGVTFGPTLTMAEETQMIGAYGVFFLFIVWLARHHLLEVVKNAFSTKSVPANESEWFSSRLAFWGLVLGGAGLTAWCVHFGMPLLVSVLLLAAFFVVTLVASRVICQGGIAYFTLTAAPTDGLLALFGSGFFTSAGLVMGAVMQKVQFLDLRESLMPSLVHAAKVGEPITRKRLYFIGMCLALGIGVVVSFVAMLALCHKVGVRDLQAEWEISTVLRVYEDAQRLLDAPSGPNSWIIIFASTGAVVMMGLLLCFQRFYWWPLHPVGYLTMYSSAMRILWFSFFIGWVCNQVTLRYGGIELFRKVRMLFIGLILGDFLMGGVFAVVGLWLGQSYQVLPS; encoded by the coding sequence ATGCACAAAAGCTCCATCCGCCCCCGGGCGATCCTCCTAGGCCTTCTGGCAGGCACGCTCCTGTGTCTGGCCACGCCCTACAACAACATGTATCTGGCGGCCACGCCGCTGGGCGGCGGCCATTTTCCCCTGGCTCCGTTCATCCTCCTGGTGTGCCTGACCGTGCTGGTGGCGCTCACGGCGCGCGTCTTCAAGGCCCGGCCCATCCTCACCGGCACGGAGCTGCTCACCACCTGGATGCTGTCCGTGGTGGTGTCCGGCATTGCCTACACCGGGCTCATGCGCACGTTCCTCCTGAACATCACCGCCGTGGACCACTTCGCCACGGCGGGCAACCGCTGGTCCGAGACCCTGGTCCCGCTTCTGCCCAAGGCCTGGACCGTCTCCGACCCCGCCGCAGTGGAGCTCCTGTACAACGGCCTGCCGGGCGGGCGCGCCCTGTCCTGGCAGCAGATTTTAGGCGCAATCCCCTGGAGTGCCTGGGCCGCGCCCATGGCCGCCTGGGGCATCTTCATCCTGCTGTGCTTTTTGGTACTCATCTGTTTGGTGAACCTCTTCAGCAGGCAGTGGGTGGTCAACGAGCGCATGAACTTTCCGCTTCTGCGCCTGCCCTACATGATGGAGGAGTCCTTCCAGGAGGGCAGGGTGGGGGGCTTCTTCGCAGACCGGTTCCTGCTGGTGGGGCTCCTGATTCCCCTGACCCTGCACACGGTCAACGGCCTGGCCACCTACATTCCGACCATCCCGCAGATTCCCACGGTGCTGCTGGCCGGGCCGTATTTTGCCAAGACCGGCCTGTTCTCCGGCTTCACCAAACTCAAGATCTACCTCATCCCGGCCTACATCGGCTTCGCGTTCCTGGCCTCGCGCCAGATATCGCTCAGCTTCTGGGCCTTCTTCATCCTGGGCGGCCTGCTGACCGGGTTCCTGTCCGTGGTGGGCTACCAGGTGCCGCAGTCGGCCCTGGGAGTCACCTTCGGTCCGACCCTGACCATGGCCGAGGAAACCCAGATGATCGGGGCCTACGGCGTGTTCTTCCTGTTTATCGTGTGGCTTGCGCGACATCACCTGCTGGAGGTGGTCAAAAACGCCTTCAGCACCAAGTCCGTGCCTGCCAACGAATCGGAGTGGTTCTCCTCCCGCCTGGCCTTCTGGGGGCTGGTGCTGGGTGGAGCCGGGCTCACTGCCTGGTGCGTGCATTTCGGCATGCCGCTTTTGGTCTCCGTGCTCCTGCTGGCCGCATTCTTCGTGGTGACGCTGGTGGCCAGCCGGGTGATCTGCCAGGGCGGCATCGCCTACTTCACCCTGACAGCCGCGCCCACCGACGGACTGCTGGCCCTCTTCGGTTCAGGATTCTTCACCAGCGCCGGGCTGGTGATGGGCGCGGTGATGCAGAAGGTGCAGTTCCTGGATCTTCGCGAGTCACTCATGCCCTCGCTGGTGCACGCCGCCAAGGTCGGCGAGCCGATCACGCGAAAGCGCCTGTATTTCATCGGCATGTGCCTTGCCCTCGGCATCGGCGTGGTGGTCTCCTTCGTGGCCATGCTGGCCCTGTGCCACAAAGTTGGCGTGCGCGATCTTCAGGCCGAGTGGGAGATCTCCACGGTTCTGCGCGTCTACGAGGACGCCCAGCGCCTGCTGGACGCGCCTTCCGGCCCCAACAGCTGGATCATCATCTTCGCCTCTACTGGCGCGGTGGTCATGATGGGCCTGCTGCTGTGTTTCCAGCGCTTCTACTGGTGGCCGCTGCACCCGGTGGGCTACCTCACCATGTACAGCTCCGCCATGCGCATCCTGTGGTTCAGCTTCTTCATCGGCTGGGTCTGCAATCAGGTCACGTTGCGCTACGGGGGCATCGAACTGTTCCGCAAGGTGCGCATGCTCTTCATCGGGCTCATCCTGGGAGATTTCCTGATGGGCGGCGTGTTCGCCGTGGTCGGGCTGTGGCTGGGCCAGAGCTATCAGGTGTTGCCGTCATGA
- a CDS encoding FtsX-like permease family protein, whose translation MKRLAAVLWAMMLLAVCAAPCFAKKGDAQAVPKADPAQVAAFGQDPLSMLSALGDRSTGSPGAAKAAGLIHAWFESLELGTVGRQSFQMPAKMYGRSVLSVDGRDVPIHPTDLNALTPAAAKALGGQLIEAGAGELADFNGKDVAGAVVLMNLDSGKNWMNAALLGARAVIYVDRPSGSEPAAKGVYQDKIELTPVLFPRFWVDADTARRELTPALGKQVMVDSQAAWKPLLAENVYLYIEGSDPQLSKQLLLFEAFYDSQAFVAGRSPGADEASSLTALMDMARRFKAERPKRSVLLAATAGHAQALAGWRDFLAAFRIKGKELRTMRGEMANKVKDAGSVLALLNRPDVPLEDPALVPALETALKDEVDRVSTQLMRLRLAGSGASPQELSRLTARRGLLRALSWRGGFNGLSDGEAALVRELLPQVRDRYQDIEADAKRQLASVESTRELRQLTGDAEIMAAVSLHLSSHGDGVGAMNDGWLYALKPEINRVQAYSGISGFLTEASRKLGYPKDDVRFVNGLRADRARPWRSYFVDNPQLGGEVGAISGLLGLTLATVNDGRFLWGTPDDVPARVDRENLARQSALVCGLASSLANDPFGLPESLPRNGFATLNGRAKFIRQGELFPDRAAPGTVMLVYQGETRFMAMAGSDGSFRVSGLADGKHVLDKAVIEGFKLSPETGEAVWAVDKKQTGKDAYRVRLRRLVSETDLVMFASRQSTIFSTFDPRTFRYFTKVEILDGRREAEPMRYWFSRLDTLSSTLFSVFLEPGISYKLILSDTVLARKMILLDSTKERPDGTGYSVDDWPLLPWTELHASEDMWDLLDPRITNLENHGIFNERIREMRNTGRDLLTQAYALKAEKRYDEAMSLARASWAFASRVYNDVEKTQKDVLMGVLFYIALFIPFAYCMERLIFAFADIHKRLLGFLGILSTVIAIIYNVHPAFKLTYSPMVVILAFFIIGMAVVVSFIIIMRFEQEMEELQRRAKHVKASEIGKLKAFAASFAIGVTNLRRRKIRTSLTVATLVILTFTIMSFTSVRSARVDHAVRYSEQSTYQGVMLKNLGWKSIPVEAENVLSDQAGQGKAAPRAVIESRDRISPFVTQVRAGDKHETVQGVLGLSYAEAPVTQMDRILTGGRWFREGERRAAILPESLAQRIGAKPGSKVLLWGEEYEVAGVFSGKELENLTDLDGEPLTPVIFPSETAVEVSETEKEAIDTGEDVVSYQGRYQHVHGDQVLILPYETVMSLGGQLKSVAVAADGAKDLAGRLADRFGLTIFAGLPNGTFVFHSSDTINYAGVPNIVVPLAIAMLIVLSTMIGAVYERKREIGVYTAVGLAPTHVSFLFIAEALAFAVLSAVLGYLLAQVAAGLLSGTAIWKGMTANYSSLAGVAAMGLVIMVVLLSVIYPSRVAANIAIPDVNRSWALPEPVGNTITATLPFLMHIREQDCAGGFLLEYYKAHQDVSHGLFSTAEVRQDFVCPWKSPGADPHPGELHGEFCSLESCLRIMARVWLAPFDFGINQQVTISFSPAMWHPGYLEIVVTLTREAGEAGMWKRLNKGFLDDLRKQMLVWRSLDEERRTSYESSVDVSTKNPDAPAPAPFPEQDGGAENT comes from the coding sequence ATGAAGCGCCTTGCCGCCGTGCTGTGGGCAATGATGCTCCTGGCCGTCTGCGCCGCGCCCTGCTTCGCCAAGAAGGGGGACGCTCAGGCCGTGCCCAAGGCCGACCCGGCTCAGGTGGCGGCTTTCGGGCAGGACCCTCTCTCCATGCTCTCCGCGCTGGGGGACCGCTCCACGGGCTCGCCCGGCGCGGCGAAAGCCGCAGGGCTCATCCACGCATGGTTTGAGAGCCTGGAACTGGGCACGGTGGGCCGTCAGTCCTTCCAGATGCCAGCCAAGATGTACGGGCGCTCGGTCCTGAGCGTGGACGGCAGGGACGTGCCCATCCATCCCACCGACTTAAATGCGCTCACCCCGGCGGCGGCCAAGGCCCTGGGCGGCCAGCTGATCGAGGCCGGGGCCGGGGAGCTGGCCGATTTCAACGGCAAGGACGTGGCCGGGGCTGTGGTTCTCATGAACCTGGACTCCGGCAAGAACTGGATGAACGCGGCCCTGCTCGGCGCGCGGGCCGTCATCTACGTGGACCGCCCCTCGGGCAGCGAACCGGCGGCTAAAGGCGTCTACCAGGACAAGATCGAACTCACTCCGGTGCTCTTCCCGCGCTTCTGGGTAGACGCGGACACCGCCCGGCGCGAGCTGACGCCCGCCCTGGGCAAACAGGTGATGGTCGATTCCCAGGCTGCCTGGAAGCCCCTGCTGGCCGAGAACGTCTACCTGTACATCGAGGGCAGCGACCCCCAGCTTTCTAAGCAGCTCCTGCTGTTCGAGGCCTTCTACGACAGCCAGGCCTTCGTGGCCGGGCGCTCCCCCGGCGCGGACGAGGCCTCCTCGCTGACCGCGCTCATGGACATGGCCCGCAGGTTCAAGGCCGAGCGCCCCAAGCGCTCCGTGCTGCTTGCCGCCACGGCGGGTCACGCCCAGGCCCTGGCCGGATGGCGCGATTTCCTTGCGGCATTCCGCATCAAGGGCAAGGAGCTGCGCACCATGCGCGGCGAAATGGCCAACAAGGTGAAGGACGCGGGCAGCGTCCTGGCCCTTCTAAACAGGCCGGACGTCCCCTTGGAAGATCCGGCCCTGGTCCCAGCGCTGGAGACTGCCCTGAAGGACGAGGTGGACCGCGTGAGCACGCAGCTCATGCGCCTTCGTCTGGCCGGGTCGGGCGCGTCCCCACAGGAACTCTCCAGACTCACTGCGAGGCGCGGCCTGTTGCGCGCCCTCAGCTGGCGCGGCGGCTTCAACGGCTTGAGCGATGGCGAGGCTGCCCTGGTGCGCGAGCTTCTGCCCCAGGTGCGTGACCGCTACCAGGACATCGAGGCCGACGCCAAGCGCCAGCTGGCTTCCGTGGAGTCCACGCGTGAACTGCGCCAGCTCACGGGCGACGCCGAGATCATGGCCGCAGTCTCGCTGCATCTTTCCAGCCACGGCGACGGCGTGGGGGCCATGAACGACGGCTGGCTCTACGCCCTGAAGCCAGAGATCAACCGCGTCCAGGCCTATTCGGGTATTTCGGGCTTCCTGACCGAAGCATCACGGAAGCTGGGCTATCCCAAAGACGACGTCCGGTTCGTCAACGGCCTGCGCGCCGACCGCGCCCGTCCCTGGCGCAGCTACTTCGTGGACAACCCGCAACTGGGCGGCGAGGTAGGCGCAATCTCCGGGCTTCTGGGCCTGACCCTGGCCACGGTCAACGACGGGCGCTTCCTCTGGGGAACCCCGGACGACGTGCCTGCCAGGGTGGACCGCGAGAATCTGGCCCGCCAGTCCGCGCTGGTCTGCGGTCTGGCGTCGTCGCTGGCCAACGACCCGTTCGGCCTGCCCGAAAGCCTGCCTAGAAACGGCTTCGCCACCCTGAACGGCCGGGCCAAGTTCATCCGCCAGGGCGAGCTCTTCCCGGACCGGGCCGCGCCCGGTACGGTGATGCTCGTCTATCAGGGAGAGACCCGCTTCATGGCCATGGCCGGTTCGGACGGCTCCTTCCGGGTGTCAGGCCTTGCAGACGGCAAGCACGTGCTGGACAAGGCCGTTATCGAAGGCTTCAAGCTGTCTCCCGAAACCGGAGAGGCCGTCTGGGCAGTGGACAAGAAGCAGACCGGCAAGGACGCCTACCGGGTGCGCCTGCGTCGGCTGGTCAGTGAGACGGACCTGGTGATGTTCGCCAGCCGCCAGAGCACCATATTCTCCACCTTCGACCCGCGCACCTTCCGCTATTTCACCAAGGTGGAGATCCTGGACGGCAGGCGCGAGGCCGAACCCATGCGCTACTGGTTCTCGCGCCTGGATACCTTGAGCTCAACCCTGTTCAGCGTGTTCCTGGAACCGGGGATCAGCTACAAGCTCATCCTGTCGGACACGGTGCTGGCCCGCAAGATGATCCTCCTGGATTCCACCAAGGAGCGGCCCGACGGCACCGGCTACTCCGTGGACGACTGGCCGCTCCTGCCCTGGACGGAACTGCACGCCTCCGAGGACATGTGGGACCTTCTGGACCCGCGCATCACCAACCTGGAGAATCACGGCATCTTCAACGAGCGCATCCGCGAGATGCGAAACACCGGGCGGGACCTCCTGACCCAGGCCTATGCCCTCAAGGCCGAGAAGCGCTACGACGAGGCCATGTCCCTGGCGCGCGCTTCCTGGGCCTTCGCGTCCAGGGTCTATAACGACGTGGAAAAGACCCAGAAGGACGTCCTGATGGGGGTCTTGTTCTACATCGCGCTGTTCATCCCCTTCGCCTACTGCATGGAGCGCCTGATCTTCGCCTTCGCGGACATCCACAAGCGCCTTTTGGGCTTCCTGGGCATCCTGAGCACGGTCATAGCCATCATCTACAACGTGCACCCGGCCTTCAAGCTGACCTACAGCCCCATGGTGGTCATCCTGGCCTTCTTCATCATCGGCATGGCCGTTGTGGTGTCCTTCATCATCATCATGCGTTTCGAGCAGGAGATGGAGGAGCTGCAACGCCGCGCCAAGCACGTGAAGGCCTCTGAGATAGGCAAGCTGAAAGCCTTTGCCGCGTCGTTCGCCATCGGCGTCACCAACCTGCGGCGCAGAAAGATCCGCACCAGCCTCACCGTTGCCACGCTGGTGATCCTCACCTTCACCATCATGAGCTTCACCTCGGTGCGCAGCGCCCGCGTGGACCACGCGGTGCGCTACTCGGAGCAGAGCACCTACCAGGGCGTGATGCTCAAGAACCTGGGCTGGAAGTCCATCCCCGTGGAGGCCGAGAACGTCCTCTCCGACCAGGCCGGGCAGGGCAAGGCGGCCCCCAGGGCAGTCATCGAATCGCGCGACCGCATAAGCCCCTTTGTCACCCAGGTGCGCGCAGGCGACAAACACGAGACTGTCCAGGGCGTACTGGGCCTGTCCTATGCCGAGGCCCCGGTCACCCAGATGGACCGCATCCTCACCGGAGGGCGCTGGTTCCGCGAAGGCGAACGCCGCGCGGCCATCCTGCCGGAGTCCCTGGCCCAGCGCATCGGCGCGAAGCCGGGCTCCAAGGTGCTGCTGTGGGGCGAGGAATATGAAGTGGCGGGCGTGTTCTCCGGCAAGGAGCTGGAAAACCTGACCGACCTGGACGGCGAACCCCTGACCCCCGTGATCTTCCCCAGCGAGACGGCGGTGGAGGTCAGCGAGACCGAGAAGGAAGCCATCGACACCGGCGAGGACGTGGTCTCCTACCAGGGCCGCTACCAGCACGTGCACGGCGACCAGGTGCTCATCCTGCCCTACGAGACGGTGATGAGTCTTGGCGGACAGCTCAAAAGCGTGGCCGTGGCCGCCGACGGCGCCAAGGACCTTGCGGGCAGGCTGGCCGACCGCTTCGGCCTGACCATCTTCGCCGGATTGCCGAACGGGACCTTCGTGTTCCATTCCTCGGACACCATCAACTACGCGGGAGTCCCCAACATCGTTGTTCCGCTGGCCATCGCCATGCTCATCGTACTCTCCACCATGATCGGCGCGGTGTACGAGCGCAAGCGCGAGATCGGCGTGTACACCGCCGTAGGGCTGGCCCCCACGCACGTGTCCTTCCTGTTCATCGCCGAGGCCCTGGCCTTCGCGGTGCTTTCGGCGGTGCTCGGCTACCTCCTGGCCCAGGTCGCCGCCGGGCTCCTCTCCGGCACGGCCATCTGGAAGGGAATGACCGCCAACTACAGCTCGCTGGCGGGCGTGGCGGCCATGGGGCTGGTCATCATGGTGGTGTTGCTCTCGGTGATCTATCCCTCGCGGGTGGCGGCCAACATCGCCATCCCGGACGTGAACCGCTCCTGGGCGCTGCCCGAGCCTGTGGGCAACACCATCACGGCCACGCTGCCCTTCCTCATGCACATCCGCGAGCAGGACTGCGCGGGCGGCTTCCTGCTGGAATATTACAAAGCCCATCAGGACGTGTCCCACGGGCTGTTCTCCACGGCGGAGGTCCGCCAGGACTTCGTCTGTCCCTGGAAATCCCCCGGAGCCGATCCGCATCCGGGCGAGCTGCACGGCGAGTTCTGCTCGCTGGAGTCCTGCCTGCGCATCATGGCCCGCGTCTGGCTGGCCCCGTTCGATTTCGGCATCAACCAGCAGGTGACCATATCCTTCTCGCCCGCCATGTGGCATCCGGGCTATCTGGAGATCGTGGTCACGCTCACTCGGGAAGCGGGCGAGGCGGGCATGTGGAAGCGCCTGAACAAGGGGTTCCTGGACGATCTGCGCAAGCAGATGCTGGTGTGGCGCTCCCTGGACGAGGAGAGGCGCACCTCCTACGAGTCCAGCGTGGACGTAAGCACCAAGAACCCCGACGCCCCTGCGCCCGCGCCGTTTCCTGAACAAGACGGCGGGGCGGAAAACACGTAA
- a CDS encoding ABC transporter permease yields the protein MDQKSTHKGLFSSGAEGIARQVVLPMRKSLDISIRSLQVRFFRSLITVMSLVLAVAFLAFTLLGHDVAMGLLASGQPSLQSELVKAGFDLAPGRYPGSYEVAASAKDRWIVILSLLVCAVGIVNAQLMAVTERFREIGTMKCLGALDSFVLRLFLLEAGMQGLAGSFVGAILGGITGVLVGMMRFGMPALTYLRFEDVAASMGWSVLVGFILSLVGVSYPALVASRMPPVVAMRAEE from the coding sequence ATGGACCAGAAAAGCACTCACAAAGGCCTCTTCTCCTCGGGCGCGGAAGGCATCGCCAGACAGGTGGTGCTCCCCATGCGCAAGTCCCTGGACATCAGCATCCGGAGCCTTCAGGTGCGGTTTTTCCGCTCGCTGATCACGGTGATGAGCCTGGTGCTGGCCGTGGCCTTCCTCGCGTTCACGCTCCTGGGGCACGACGTGGCCATGGGGCTTCTGGCCTCCGGGCAGCCCTCGCTTCAGTCGGAGTTGGTCAAGGCCGGGTTCGACCTCGCTCCCGGACGCTACCCCGGCAGCTACGAGGTGGCTGCCAGCGCCAAGGACCGCTGGATCGTCATATTGTCTCTTCTTGTCTGCGCGGTGGGCATCGTCAACGCGCAGCTCATGGCCGTCACCGAGCGGTTCCGCGAGATAGGCACCATGAAGTGCCTGGGCGCGCTGGACAGCTTCGTGCTGCGGCTTTTTTTGCTGGAGGCCGGGATGCAGGGGCTGGCAGGCTCCTTCGTCGGGGCGATCCTGGGCGGAATCACGGGCGTTCTGGTGGGCATGATGCGCTTCGGGATGCCCGCGCTCACATATCTGCGGTTTGAGGACGTGGCGGCCAGCATGGGCTGGTCGGTACTGGTCGGGTTCATCCTGAGCCTGGTGGGCGTGTCGTATCCGGCGCTGGTGGCCTCCCGGATGCCCCCTGTCGTGGCCATGCGCGCCGAGGAATAA